The nucleotide window CAACACCTTTACTTTCCTGTCTCGACCTCAAAGCCATGAGTCTGCGCTCTGACATCCTGTTTTAAAAGTTTCACAAAGCATTGAATTTGGTTTAAAAATTCTTTTGccaaaatatttgtagtttgggGGCATTTTGACTCATGAAAAGCATGTTATCGcacatatattttcttttttaaaaatcgaaacaaaacaaatttatcAGAAAACCACAAGTgaaaaaacatccacttgaatTAGTTTGATAGTGATAATGTTTGTGACAGAACTGGAAGAGTTGTTCTTATAATCATGAGTTCAAAGAAACAAACTAATACAAACAAGTTTTTCATAACTTAAGAACAGCATGATCACATTATTATAAACTCCTGCTCTGCCACCTTAAATCTGTGCTTAACCAGATCAAAGGTGATCCAGATGGGCTCAGTTCATGACATGGAAAAGACCGTAGCTAAACAAAACAACTCGTCAGGTTTTCATATTGTCTCGACTTTTGTGGCTTCACCAGAAAAGTCATAGTCGTTGCAGTAACTAGCAGTAGCATTTTGAATGGCAGTAAAAGTAGCCGTAAGTAGCAGCATTACAAGTAGCGGTGGATGTagccagtcaatcaatcaatcaattaatcaattttatttataaagcccaatatcacaaatcacaatttgcctcacagggctttacagcatacgacatccctctgtccttatgaccctcacagctgatcaggaaaaactccccaaaaaaccctttaacggggaaaaaaaatggtagaaacctcaggaagagcaactgaggagggatccctcttccaggacggacagacgtgcaatagatgtcgtacagaacagatcagcataataaattaacagtaatccgtatgacacaatgagacagagagagagacagagagagagagagagacagagagagagagagagagagagagagagagagacagagagagagagagacagagagagagagagagagaggagagagacagagagagagagacagagagagagagagagacagagagagagagagagagagagacagagagacagagagagagagagagagagacagagagagagacagagagagagagagagaggacagagagacagagagagagacagagagagagagacagagagagagagacagagagagagagagagagacagagacagagagagagacagagagagagagacaagagagagagagacagagagagagagagacagagagagagagagagagagagagagagagacagagagaggagagagagacagagagagagagagagagacagagagagagagacagagagagagacagagagagagagagagagagagagacagagagagagagagagagagagacagagagagagagagagagagacagagagagagagagagagagagacagagagagagagagagagagacagagacagagagagagagagacagagagagactcaGTGACCACAGCTTGGCCATAGAGAcggcagacacaggcagacctggctGCCCAGAGAAGACCggctgtgtcagctctgtccacagagacaggtggagacagacagagacagagacaggtggagacagacagagacagagacaggtggagacagacaaacagagacaggtggagacagacagagacagagacaggtggagacaaacagagacaggtggagacagacaaacagagacaggtggagacagacagagacaggtggagacagacagagacagagacaggtggagacaaacagagacaggtggagacagacagagacagagacaggtggagacaaacagagacaggtggagacaaacagagacaggtggagacagacaaacagagacaggtggagacaaacagagacaggtggagacagacagagacagagacaggtgagacaaacagagacaggtggagacagacaaacagagacaggtggagacagacagagacagaggcaggtggagacaaacagagacaggtggagacagacaaacagagacaggtggagacagacagagacaggtggagacagacagagacagaggcaggtggagacaaacagagacaggtggagacagacagagacagagacaggtggagacaaacagagacaggtggagacagacagagacagagacaggtggagacagagcaacatttccTGTTCAAATGTAACACATATGAAGAACTTAGAACCAAGttcttttcaaaatgaaacataaaCTCCAAGATTTTGATCCCCTCTGTGATCAGGAGAACATGCATCATCTACTTGGAGAAAACAGTGTCAGTGCCATAGAAGCAGCAAATATGTCAGTGCATGTCACAGCCTGagagacacaacaacacaacaacacagtctCCTTATAACACTCTGcatatttaatgtaacatggacttaatgtatgtgtatctgcctatttaatatgaaatgtacttaatgtaaaatatttaatgtgacatggacttaatgtatgtgtatctgcctatttaatatgaaatgtatttaatgtaaaatatttaatgtgacatggacttaatgtaaaatatttaatgtgacatggacttaatgtatgtgtatctgcctatttaatatgaaatgtatttaatgtaaaatatttaatgtaacatggacttaatgtatgtgtatctgcctatttaatatgaaatgtacttaatgtaaaatatttaatgtgacatggacttaatgtatgtgtatctgcctatttaatatgaaatgtacttaatgtaaaatatttaatgtgacatggacttaatgtatgtgtatctgcctatttaatatgaaatgtatttaatgtaaaatatttaatgtgacatggacttaatgtatgtgtatctgcctatttaatatgaaatgtatttaatgtaaaatatttaatgtgacatggacttaatgtatgtgtatctgcctatttaatatgaaatgtatttaatgtaaaatatttaatgtaacatggacttaatgtatgtgtatctgcctattgaaatgtatttaatgtaaaatatttaatgtgacatggacttaatgtaaaatatttaatgtaacatggaccttaatgtatgtgtatctgcctatttaatatgaaatgtacttaatgtaaaatatttaatgtgacatggacttaatgtatgtgtatctgcctatttaatatgaaatgtacttaatgtaaaatatttaatgtgacatggacttaatgtatgtgtatctgcctatttaatatgaaatgtacttaatgtaaaatatttaatgtacatggacttaatgtatgtgtatctgcctatttaatatgaaatgtacttaatgtaaaatatttaatgtgacatggaccttaatgtaaaatatttaatgtgacatgtacttaatgtaaaatatttaatgtgacatggacttaatgtaaaatatttaatgtgacatgtacttaatgtaaaatatttaatgtgacatggacttaatgtatgtgtatctgcctatttaatatgaaatgtacttaatgtaaaatatttaatgtgacatggacttaatgtatgtgtatctgcctatttaatatgaaatgtacttaatgtaaaatatttaatgtgacatggacttaatgtaaaatatttaatgtgacatggacttaatgtatgtgtatctgcctatttaatatgaaatgtacttaatgtaaaatatttaatgtgacatggacttaatgtaaaatatttaatgtgacatgtacttaatgtaaaatatttaatgtgacatggacttaatgtaaatatttaatgtgacatggacttaatgtatgtgtatctgcctatttaatatgaaatgtacttaatgtaaaatatttaatgtgacatggacttaatgtaaaatatttaatgtgacatggacttaatgtatgtgtatctgcctatttaatatgaaatgtacttaatgtaaaatatttaatgtgacatggacttaatgtaaaatatttaatgtgacatgtacttaatgtaaaatatttaatgtgacatggacttaatgtaaaatatttaatgtgacatggacttaatgtaaaatatttaatgtgacatggacttaatgtaaaatatttaatgtgacatgtacttaatgtaaatatttaatgtgacatggacttaatgtaaaatatttaatgtgacatgtacttaatgtaaaatatttaatgtgacatgtacttaatgtaaaatatttaatgtaacatggacttaatgtatgtgtatctgcctatttaatatgaaatgtacttaatgtaaaatatttaatgtaacatgtacttaatgtatgtttatctgcctatttaatatgaaatgtatttaatgtaaaatatttaatgtaacatgtacttaatgtaaaatatttaatgtgacatggacttaatgtatgtgtatctgcctatttaatatgaaatgtacttaatgtaaaatatttaatgtgacatgtacttaatgtaaaatatttaatgtgacatggacttaatgtatgtgtatctgcctatttaatatgaaatgtatttaatgtaaaatatttaatgtaacatggacttaatgtatgtgtatctgcctatttaatatgaaatgtacttaatgtaaaatatttaatgtaacatgtacttaatgtatgtttatctgcctatttaatatgaaatgtatttaatgtaaaatattaatgtaacatgtacttaatgtaaatatttaatgtgacatggacttaatgtatgtgtatctgcctatttaatatgaaatgtacttaatgtaaaatatttaatgtgacatgtacttaatgtaaaatatttaatgtgacatggacttaatgtatgtgtatctgcctatttaatatgaaatgtatttaatgtaaaatatttaatgtaacatggacttaatgtaaaatatttaatgtaacatggacttaatgtatgtgtatctgcctatttaatatgaaatgtacttaatgtaaaatatttaatgtaacatggacttaatgtatgtgtatctgcctatttaatatgaaatgtatttaatgtaaaatatttaatgtgacatggacttaatgtatgtgtatctgcctatttaatatgaaatgtacttaatgtaaaatatttaatgtgacatgtacttaatgtaaaatatttaatgtgacatggacttaatgtatgtgtatctgcctatttaatatgaatgtacttaatgtaaaatatttaatgtgacatgtacttaatgtaaaatatttaatgtgacatggacttaatgtatgtgtatctgcctatttaatatgaaatgtatttaatgtaaaatatttaatgtaacatggacttaatgtatgtgtatctgcctatttaatatgaaatgtatttaatgtaaaatatttaatgtaacatggacttaatgtatgtgtatctgcctatttaatatgaaatgtacttaatgtaaaatattaatgtgacatggacttaatgtaaaatatttaatgtgacatgtacttaatgtaaaatatttaatgtgacatggacttaatgtaaaatatttaatgtgacatgtacttaatgtaaaatatttaatgtgacatggacttaatgtatgtgtatctgcctatttaatatgaaatgtacttaatgtaaaatatttaatgtgacatggacttaatgtaaaatatttaatgtgacatggacttaatgtatgtgtatctgcctatttaatatgaaatgtacttaatgtaaaatatttaatgtgacatggacttaatgtatgtgtatctgcctatttaatatgaaatgtacttaatgtaaaatatttaatgtgacatggacttaatgtaaaatatttaatgtgacatgtacttaatgtaaaatatttaatgttgtgacatgtacttaatgtaaaatatttaatgtgacatggacttaatgtaaaatatttaatgtgacatgtacttaatgtaaaatatttaatgtgacatggacttaatgtaaaatatttaatgtgacatgtacttaatgtaaaatatttaatgtgacatggacttaatgtaaaatatttaatgtgacatgtacttaatgtaaaatatttaatgtgacatgtacttaatgtaaaatatttaatgtaacatggacttaatgtatgtgtatctgcctatttaatatgaaatgtacttaatgtaaaatatttaatgtaacatgtacttaatgtatgtttatctgcctatttaatatgaaatgtatttaatgtaaaatatttaatgtaacatgtacttaatgtaaaatatttaatgtgacatggacttaatgtatgtgtatctgcctatttaatatgaaatgtacttaatgtaaaatatttaatgtgacatgtacttaatgtaaaatatttaatgtgacatggacttaatgtatgtgtatctgcctatttaatatgaaatgtatttaatgtaaaatatttaatgtaacatggaCTTAATATATGTGTATCtgcctatttaatatgaaatgtatttaatgtaaaatatttaatgtgacatggacttaatgtatgtgtatctgcctatttaatatgaaatgtatttaatgtaaaatatttaatgtgacatggacttaatgtatgtgtatctgcctatttaatatgaaatgtacttaatgtaaaatatttaatgtgacatgtacttaatgtaaaatatttaatgtgacatggacttaatgtatgtgtatctgcctatttaatatgaaatgtacttaatgtaaaatatttaatgtgacatgtacttaatgtaaaatatttaatgtgacatggacttaatgtatgtgtatctgcctatttaatatgaaatgtatttaatgtaaaatatttaatgtaacatggacttaatgtatgtgtatctgcctatttaatatgaaatgtatttaatgtaaaatatttaatgtgacatggacttaatgtatgtgtatctgcctatttaatatgaaatgtatttaatgtaaaatatttaatgtaacatggacttaatgtatgtgtatctgcctatttaatatgaaatgtacttaatgtaaaatatttaatgtgacatggacttaatgtatgtgtatctgcctatttaatatgaaatgtacttaatgtaaaatatttaatgtgacatggacttaatgtatgtgtatctgcctatttaatatgaaatgtacttaatgtaaaatatttaatgtaacatggacttaatgtatgtgtatctgcctatttaatatgaaatgtatttaatgtaaaatatttaatgtaacatggacttaatgtatgtgtatctgcctatttaatatgaaatgtatttaatgtaaaatatttaatgtaacatggacttaatgtatgtgtatctgcctatttaatatgaaatgtatttaatgtaaaatatttaatgtaacatggacttaatgtatgtgtatctgcctatttaatatgaaatgtatttaatgtaaaatatttaatgtaacatggacttaatgtaaaatatttaatgtgacatggacttaatgtatgtgtatctgcctatttaatatgaaatgtatttaatgtaaaatatttaatgtaaatggacttaatgtatgtgtatctgcctatttaatatgaaatgtatttaatgtaaaatatttaatgtaaatggacttaatgtatgtgtatctgcctatttaatatgaaatgtat belongs to Epinephelus lanceolatus isolate andai-2023 chromosome 24, ASM4190304v1, whole genome shotgun sequence and includes:
- the LOC144461956 gene encoding uncharacterized protein LOC144461956; amino-acid sequence: MDENCKVALPLLDYKETAAPFRPTSPRQQKRGERDRERERETERERQRERQRERERERDRERERERDRERERERQRERERERQRERERETETERERDRERLSDHSLAIETADTGRPGCPEKTGCVSSVHRDRWRQTETETGGDRQRQRQVETDKQRQVETDRDRDRWRQTETETGGDKQRQVETDRDRDRWRQTETGGDKQRQVETDKQRQVETNRDRWRQTETETGETNRDRWRQTNRDRWRQTETEAGGDKQRQVETDKQRQVETDRDRWRQTETEAGGDKQRQVETDRDRDRWRQTETGGDRQRQRQVETEQHFLFKCNTYEELRTKFFSK